The Methanobacterium alcaliphilum genome contains a region encoding:
- a CDS encoding adenylosuccinate synthetase yields GPNAGHSVEFNGEKYGLRLTPSGFVHTDAKMLIGAGVLVDPEVFMHEMEYLNKYDVKERTFVDYRCAIIEKQHKERDQASDHLFKKIGSTGTGCGPANSDRVMRVAKLAGEIPEMEGHTTNVPLEINEALDEDQDVFIEGSQGFGLSLYYGTYPFVTSKDTTASTAAADVGVGPTRIDEVIAVFKSYITRVGEGPFPTEISQEDAEEMGIEEYGTVTGRRRRVGLFDMGMAKESCMINGATQIALTCVDRLYPQCERTQNYSDLSSEIKKFIDEIEGETGVPVTIISTGPDLEDTIDLRDELL; encoded by the coding sequence GGACCTAATGCAGGTCACTCTGTAGAATTTAATGGTGAAAAGTACGGTTTAAGATTAACACCTTCTGGGTTTGTACATACTGATGCAAAAATGTTAATCGGAGCTGGGGTGCTGGTGGATCCAGAAGTATTCATGCATGAAATGGAATATTTAAACAAATATGATGTAAAAGAGCGAACTTTTGTAGATTATCGGTGTGCAATCATCGAAAAACAGCACAAAGAACGAGATCAAGCCTCTGACCATCTTTTCAAGAAAATTGGAAGTACCGGAACAGGCTGTGGGCCTGCTAACTCAGATAGAGTTATGAGAGTAGCGAAATTAGCCGGAGAAATTCCGGAAATGGAAGGACACACCACCAATGTCCCATTGGAAATTAATGAAGCATTAGACGAAGATCAGGATGTTTTTATTGAAGGTTCTCAAGGTTTCGGACTTTCCCTATATTATGGAACTTATCCCTTTGTAACCAGTAAAGACACTACTGCCAGCACTGCTGCAGCAGATGTAGGCGTAGGGCCAACTAGAATTGATGAAGTAATTGCTGTTTTTAAATCTTATATCACTCGTGTAGGAGAAGGTCCTTTCCCAACTGAAATCAGCCAAGAAGATGCAGAAGAAATGGGAATTGAAGAATACGGTACTGTAACTGGAAGGAGACGTAGAGTTGGTCTTTTTGATATGGGAATGGCTAAAGAGTCATGTATGATCAATGGAGCAACCCAAATAGCTTTAACTTGTGTGGACCGACTATATCCTCAATGTGAAAGAACACAAAATTATTCAGATCTTTCTTCCGAGATAAAAAAATTCATAGATGAAATTGAAGGAGAAACAGGAGTACCGGTGACTATAATTTCTACTGGCCCTGATTTAGAGGATACAATCGACTTAAGAGACGAATTACTCTAA